From Coturnix japonica isolate 7356 chromosome 1, Coturnix japonica 2.1, whole genome shotgun sequence, the proteins below share one genomic window:
- the LOC107308548 gene encoding thyroid hormone-inducible hepatic protein-like, giving the protein MEQYFSATQKMEQEVMFPSLLRGVFPQDGADPASDGSADLYERYQLLKAIKPVVQRGLASVTERSSASDDDDDADAAADGADGSLEQRLCHHLAGLQQILSHLTRDTAALTRRYSQILERISPGDAQPSW; this is encoded by the coding sequence ATGGAGCAGTACTTCTCGGCCACGCAGAAgatggagcaggaggtgatgtTCCCCAGCCTGCTCAGAGGGGTCTTCCCTCAGGACGGGGCCGACCCGGCTTCAGACGGCTCCGCGGACCTGTACGAGCGCTACCAGCTCCTCAAGGCCATCAAGCCCGTGGTGCAGCGCGGCCTGGCCTCCGTCACCGAGCGCAGCTCCGCGAGCGACGACGACGACGACGCCGACGCCGCAGCCGACGGGGCGGACGGCAGCCTGGAGCAGCGGCTGTGCCACCACCTGGCCGGGCTGCAGCAGATCCTCAGCCACCTCACCAGGGACACCGCCGCCCTCACGCGCCGCTACAGCCAGATCCTGGAGCGGATCAGCCCCGGCGACGCGCAGCCCAGCTGGTGA
- the LOC116653128 gene encoding ubiquitin carboxyl-terminal hydrolase 35-like: MTKLKSLFALLEHSQRPAISPKSFLSASQPFWFTPGSQQDCSEYLKYLLNRLHEEEKAGKIYYQKLKESSLMSQAMEHQSINKTLIEKMFWGKMITKIRCLKCLNISSRKEAFTDLSLVFPPSDRTHIVCRRPPLESTRARGSSYGRCRGKDCDITEQGAWPSDLSHVHAGRPPPAFRLVSSSLRPGGPRWRLALGDSHLVLVEIVLCERSG, encoded by the exons ATGACAAAACTGAAGTCGCTCTTTGCATTGTTGGAGCACAGTCAG CGACCTGCCATCTCACCCAAGAGCTTCCTGTCTGCCTCCCAGCCATTCTGGTTTACCCCTGGTTCTCAGCAGGACTGCTCGGAGTATCTCAAGTACCTCCTGAATCG AttacatgaagaagaaaaagctggaaaGATCTACTACCAGAAGCTCAAGGAATCCAGCTTGATGTCTCAAGCCATGGAGCATCAATCCATAAACAAGACACTGATTGAGAAgatgttttggggaaaaatgaTAACAAAGATTCGTTGCTTGAAGTGTTTGAACATCTCTTCACGAAAAGAAGCCTTCACAGACCTGTCATTGGTGTTCCCCCCATCAGACAGGACCCAC atcgtttGCCGCAGGCCACCATTGGAATCCACCAGGGCACGTGGCAGTTCCTATGGGCGGTGCAGGGGAAAGGATTGTgacatcacagagcagggggCGTGGCCATCAGACTTAAGTCATGTCCACGCTGGCAGACCTCCCCCAGCTTTCAGACTCGTGAGCAGCTCGCTCCGTCCTGGTGGTCCACGCTGGAGACTCGCTCTGGGTGACAGCCATTTGGTGCTGGTTGAGATTGTTCTTTGCGAGAGATCAGGATGA
- the LOC116653131 gene encoding ubiquitin carboxyl-terminal hydrolase 35-like codes for MKTRWTISIVGSTVQCKEQPGAVLRGTRESTCRPGSTSVVQVEEIGPQFIESPKKQPTGSAWIRRKPAVSGDPGAQPVLMEILGLQEPREPAHTTRDADWASGEQTRAPKESRSLGDLINNFLSPERLTAENQYHCKKCASLQDAEKVAELTEAPHYLILTLLRFSFDPKTMKRTKILDNVSIPEVLKLPILVSSEETEDVCRHGMGRSDLGSTFVSTVYDLCSVVVHSGITSESGHYYCFCRECTDTVPNTQPRDGTPKLASNKQLDSEIPWYLFNDHRVCTCSFETISNLTSLFPSATAYMLFYRQRAERPSSPLHAAVAEVRKLHSRSFPQ; via the coding sequence ATGAAAACAAGATGGACAATTAGCATTGTGggaagcacagtgcagtgcaaagAGCAACCGGGAGCAGTCCTAAGAGGAACAAGGGAATCCACGTGCAGGCCAGGAAGCACCTCTGTTGTACAAGTGGAAGAAATCGGCCCACAGTTTATTGAGTCTCCCAAAAAGCAGCCAACAGGATCTGCCTGGATCCGGAGGAAGCCTGCTGTGTCTGGAGATCCCGGAGCCCAGCCGGTGCTGATGGAAATACTGGGTTTGCAGGAGCCCAGAGAACCAGCACATACAACCAGAGATGCTGACTGGGCTTCTGGGGAGCAGACACGCGCTCCTAAGGAGTCCCGATCTCTTGGGGATTTAATCAACAATTTTCTATCCCCAGAGAGACTGACCGCAGAGAATCAATACCACTGCAAGAAATGTGCTTCCTTGCAGGATGCTGAGAAGGTGGCAGAGCTGACAGAGGCCCCACATTACCTCATCCTCACACTGCTGCGCTTCTCCTTTGACCCAAAGACCATGAAGAGGACGAAGATCCTGGACAATGTCTCCATTCCTGAGGTGCTCAAACTGCCCATCCTCGTCAGCTCTGAGGAAACTGAGGACGTTTGTCGGCATGGGATGGGCAGATCTGACCTGGGCAGCACCTTTGTGTCCACCGTGTACGACCTCTGCAGCGTGGTGGTGCATTCAGGCATCACCTCCGAGAGCGGACACTACTACTGCTTCTGCAGAGAGTGCACCGATACCGTGCCCAACACACAGCCTCGGGATGGGACACCAAAACTGGCTTCCAACAAGCAGCTGGACTCTGAGATCCCGTGGTACCTCTTCAACGACCACAGGGTTTGCACCTGCTCCTTTGAAACCATCAGCAACCTGACTTCTTTATTTCCCAGTGCCACTGCCTACATGCTCTTCTACAGGCAGCGGGCAGAGAGACCAAGCTCCCCACTGCATGCGGCTGTGGCAGAAGTCAGGAAACTGCACAGCCGGTCCTTCCCTCAGTAA
- the LOC107308549 gene encoding ubiquitin carboxyl-terminal hydrolase 35-like encodes MHDIQQCMNTEHGTGESTRPSADSSSSSSQSVLSVDERQERHQSKGTVSPRGGARLSPAKALPVPSTERNEHVFGQNACTSQKYELPSCPVMASKSQTRKIGLLNSGNTCYMNSVIQSLFMASE; translated from the exons ATGCATGACATCCAGCAGTGCATGAATACGGAGCATGGCACAGGGGAGAGCACGAGACCATCCGCAGACTCCTCATCCAGCTCCAGCCAGAGTGTGCTTTCTGTGGATGAGCGGCAGGAAAGGCATCAAAGCAA GGGGACGGTCAGCCCGCGGGGAGGAGCACGCCTCAGCCCAGCAAAG GCTCTTCCAGTTCCAAGCACAGAACGGAATGAACATGTCTTTGGACAAAATGCTTGTACCTCCCAGAAGTACGAGCTGCCCAGCTGCCCAGTCATGGCTTCCAAATCACAGACAAGGAAGATTGGCTTATTGAACTCGGGAAACACTTGCTACATGAACAGTGTCATTCAGTCTCTCTTCATGGCTTCAGAGTGA